Proteins co-encoded in one Capnocytophaga ochracea DSM 7271 genomic window:
- a CDS encoding T9SS type B sorting domain-containing protein, with the protein MQSLKNQLIRLFSFVLLLWITNTSAQTINGVIAENPVHFANTTDFSAGALTITFNMPAGKNSAELEVTLPKGIEYVASSVVATGATVALKSGSTDPNKPVFTISATGGTAVTVSLKRKVTKAVLSNSDFGKGFYDSAVLKVEGKSSPAKQNETAYQLLRPTLTVQQPEEKQENSIGTHTKPFAIRNTGYGTVRDIYFSIIYPTNVTGNWVEYDKGGTYQRLTPVGTVPAGYPNAGKPLYKIPAANLSNDKDVKIRESYTVSKCDANREIQYDTYWGISHTDIFEKSAPAKKTLNIDTGTPAIDLQTDKNSTYFTWKEGLTGNTLGSFTLKYKNNGSGANPTAYNVVLDLAERWNGQKFITHKPANIKLVATDGTELTIPQVALSSPNGANGKLVIDFSKIPALSATDATYGSKDFGFTDADGDGFRGELKKDAAFTLLFDYVKNEGISCLMSNSVNGLNISPATYIYANSVCGTAAPRKDAFINSYTFTRLLSSVGDSSKFPNQLLPNVPTSGYLMATFNTSGFYANQRQKGQESSKNSDKKYKYQIKLPAGVALKNVKFYEANAYGTSTKPPVNLNDAAAGTTFNYTTPDDKYGYITFDVVLENCSGANVNLDYSVWYLDKNDATNVYAEIPLVCITNKSIITVCPSPCGVNGPQMLSTKVERADNSYGWTDHTMTTRAQRSQVSELQRQRALYLDDIEVTSTGKQLNVTTTNLYYYASFAKKAGVTPKFIIFNTGTHSVTLQASASVVAKTTVGNRDYFRWNLTTALPSGGIPAEGTFTAIATYQLTNATDSYSGSKDVESGGESFFYRLENPATDTAINAQGYHTKQLHCGANLYATFYFSELYEAVATNDYKLSGCTIVDIGSWQVHSARRFNSSGTYFTDEFRPARLVKKATFTIPSSVNYVDKIVYMYRSKYPNEVRIEIPISKLVLESDNGTYKVYSYTNPPKGQTGHLPPGEISVDNLYDSHFKLFMQATCKTKVVNDLASAKAANMLVKSKLEYEDFYYHYAAQGGKKITTGEIPEHQTPLLFRDVPSIDITAQTALSVKANKREQTLEFKLSNNSFSDAPYSWVSIPNVSGLEVLSLTEINSVKAHVYTYTAQSSISGEQMFFLSDKGNNGTIVKNENRYFRVTYKITNCDAPLHLLKVYAGWNCNSNPTAGYQSTCSDKSLTYNITVAKSKKEIAPDANNPGQNNPDKVGSIAMCTATPYSYIINSADEGDIYDAKLVVTQGSGITFSDIEVEYPLNSGRKYYVNSGTKRIEHTTTGFKHTFDISTILPGGSLPGSISEPTNAENRKFKLTFKVTPDCDFTAGSSFDIDIEGNNLCGKPATGDKTRAIIAGINGVNISDYSITLDNPTYVSGNGSACDTGVTYRTRVTINAGSPTFEIGNNARLRFRIPQGYEFVSGAMKSRTPGTSWADPTRKTGEDKNVGNEEEIVVTVPKGMKNAHSFEYDVTIRQKANETVDCATPKELTAFTTDTVTGVTCSTAQGGKCNAFTVNSSLRRIVVIKNDRPSLSFSNVTVSSKAENNKEKITVKYKLTNGATTSATLTARPVVTSLYYDANNNEEVDASDTKLTTYTSTETLANGATSAERSFSHLVDADKVCRLLLVLKNEDNVCLCGDVVSALPAPTTIEGLTQSFTTCATSSITLAYPVAAATYTGYTWSAVSPVDALGYLSANNLATPTFLYNGANITSPLVVTYKLTLKRYNGCEAVQTVTVQVNPQEINLTTPAPLVVNCQNATASITQWLNSASAADTCGNAASVTHNYDTVKPTDLCNNSGIVTVTFVGKDALGKTATQTRTITLLNIKTEDDSFTFTDGSVTTTSTQTVLVNDKVGTRTATIGTVSLTVTTPAVGVAGSATPTLNANGTVTVPAGTKSGTYHIGYRICSTVVNISVCDTATATVVVGNPTITADPDDFTLNSGTSTKSVLDNDKIGTATATTNTVSISVVTGATPKQPGTNTPTLDSDGKVTVPNNTPAGTYTIIYQICDKLNSGNCATTTATVVVGTPSITADPDDFTLNSGTSTKSVLDNDKIGTATATTNTVSISVVTGATPKQPGTNTPTLDSDGKVTVPNNTPAGTYTIIYQICDKLNSGNCATTTATVVVGTPSITADPDTFTITTGTSTKSVLDNDKIGTATATTNTVSISVVTGATPKQPGTNTPTLDSDGKVTVPNNTPAGTYTIVYQICDKLNSGNCATTTATVVVGTPSITADPDDFTLNSGTSTKSVLDNDKIGTATATTNTVSISVVTGATPKQPGTNTPTLDSDGKVTVPNNTPAGTYTIIYQICDKLNSGNCATTTATVVVGTPSITADPDTFTITTGTSTKSVLDNDKIGTATATTNTVSISVVTGATPKQPGTNTPTLDSDGKVTVPNNTPAGTYTIVYQICDKLNSGNCATTTATVVVGTTTPTAPVPVAVDDRTTTPLNTPVTINVLGNDTPEGATPNVTTNPANGSVSVNSDGSIEYRPHTDFAGTDTFVYELCNASGCATATVTVEVIKSIVVYNAISLSSDKNDHFHIAGIESYPNNVVRIYNRWGVKVWEAEHYDNIRNVFKGISNGRVTVEAPNKLPQGTYYYVIEYTDEHNQQQSKVGWLYIKK; encoded by the coding sequence ATGCAATCACTAAAAAATCAACTCATTAGGTTGTTTAGTTTTGTTTTGTTGCTATGGATAACCAATACCTCTGCACAAACAATTAATGGTGTCATAGCTGAAAATCCGGTACATTTTGCAAATACTACCGACTTTTCTGCAGGTGCACTCACTATTACGTTCAATATGCCTGCTGGGAAGAATAGTGCCGAATTAGAGGTCACTCTTCCTAAGGGAATTGAGTACGTAGCTAGCTCTGTAGTTGCTACAGGAGCGACTGTCGCCCTCAAAAGTGGCTCTACCGATCCTAACAAACCAGTTTTCACAATTAGTGCTACTGGTGGAACTGCTGTAACCGTAAGCCTTAAACGCAAGGTTACTAAGGCTGTTTTATCTAACTCTGATTTTGGTAAAGGTTTTTATGATAGTGCGGTTTTAAAAGTAGAGGGGAAGAGTTCTCCTGCTAAGCAGAATGAAACAGCTTATCAGTTGTTACGCCCTACGCTTACAGTGCAACAACCTGAAGAAAAACAAGAAAATTCTATTGGTACACATACCAAACCTTTTGCAATTCGCAATACGGGATATGGTACTGTTCGTGATATATATTTTTCTATCATCTACCCCACCAATGTTACTGGCAATTGGGTAGAATATGATAAAGGAGGTACTTATCAGCGTCTTACTCCTGTAGGTACAGTACCTGCAGGTTACCCTAATGCAGGCAAACCTCTATATAAAATACCTGCTGCTAATCTGTCTAACGACAAAGATGTTAAAATACGTGAGAGCTATACAGTGAGCAAATGTGATGCTAACCGTGAAATTCAGTATGATACCTATTGGGGTATAAGTCATACTGATATTTTTGAAAAGAGTGCTCCTGCTAAGAAAACTTTAAATATCGACACAGGAACTCCTGCCATAGATTTGCAAACAGACAAAAATAGCACTTATTTCACTTGGAAAGAAGGGCTTACAGGAAATACTTTAGGTAGTTTCACTCTAAAATACAAAAATAATGGTTCTGGAGCCAACCCTACTGCATATAATGTAGTTCTTGATTTGGCTGAACGTTGGAATGGACAAAAATTTATTACCCATAAACCTGCTAACATTAAATTAGTAGCTACTGATGGCACTGAACTTACTATTCCACAAGTCGCTCTTAGCAGTCCAAATGGAGCAAACGGGAAACTTGTAATAGATTTTAGCAAAATTCCTGCTTTGAGTGCTACTGATGCTACCTATGGCAGTAAGGATTTTGGTTTTACCGATGCCGATGGTGATGGTTTTAGAGGAGAACTTAAGAAAGACGCTGCCTTTACTTTGCTTTTTGATTATGTGAAAAATGAAGGTATAAGCTGTTTGATGAGTAATTCTGTTAATGGTTTGAATATTTCTCCCGCTACTTATATCTATGCTAATAGTGTATGTGGCACTGCGGCTCCTCGTAAAGATGCTTTTATAAACTCGTATACTTTCACACGTTTATTGAGCAGTGTAGGTGATAGTTCAAAATTCCCTAATCAGTTGTTACCTAATGTTCCTACATCAGGTTATCTTATGGCAACTTTCAACACATCAGGATTTTATGCAAACCAACGTCAAAAAGGACAAGAAAGCAGCAAGAACAGTGATAAAAAATACAAATATCAGATAAAACTTCCTGCTGGGGTAGCTCTAAAGAATGTGAAATTCTATGAAGCTAATGCTTATGGAACTTCCACTAAGCCCCCAGTTAATTTAAATGATGCAGCTGCAGGAACTACTTTCAACTATACTACTCCTGATGATAAATATGGTTATATCACTTTTGATGTAGTATTAGAAAATTGTTCTGGTGCTAATGTAAACTTAGATTATTCTGTTTGGTATTTAGATAAAAACGATGCAACTAATGTTTATGCCGAAATTCCTCTTGTTTGTATAACAAATAAGTCGATTATTACAGTTTGTCCATCACCTTGTGGTGTGAATGGTCCTCAAATGTTAAGCACTAAAGTAGAACGTGCCGACAACTCTTATGGGTGGACTGATCACACTATGACTACTCGTGCACAACGTTCTCAAGTATCGGAATTGCAACGCCAACGCGCTTTGTACTTAGATGATATTGAGGTAACTTCTACTGGTAAACAGCTAAATGTTACTACAACTAACTTGTATTACTATGCTTCGTTTGCTAAAAAAGCAGGAGTAACACCTAAATTCATTATTTTCAACACAGGTACACATTCAGTTACTTTACAAGCAAGTGCTTCTGTAGTTGCTAAAACTACTGTAGGTAATAGAGACTATTTCCGTTGGAATCTTACTACTGCCTTGCCTTCAGGGGGTATCCCTGCCGAAGGCACCTTTACTGCTATAGCTACTTATCAGCTTACTAATGCAACTGATAGCTATTCTGGTTCTAAAGATGTTGAATCAGGAGGAGAGAGCTTTTTCTATCGTTTAGAAAATCCAGCTACCGATACAGCTATCAATGCACAAGGTTATCATACTAAACAGTTACACTGTGGAGCTAATTTATATGCTACCTTCTATTTCTCAGAATTATATGAAGCTGTTGCTACTAATGATTATAAGTTATCTGGTTGTACTATTGTAGACATAGGTAGTTGGCAAGTACACTCAGCGCGTAGGTTCAATTCATCAGGTACTTACTTTACCGATGAGTTTCGTCCTGCTCGCCTTGTGAAGAAAGCAACTTTCACTATACCTAGTTCTGTAAATTATGTAGATAAGATTGTCTATATGTATAGATCTAAGTATCCTAATGAAGTAAGAATAGAAATACCTATTTCTAAACTTGTATTAGAGAGCGATAATGGCACTTACAAAGTGTATAGTTATACCAATCCACCAAAAGGACAAACAGGACACTTGCCTCCAGGTGAAATTTCGGTAGACAACTTGTATGATAGCCATTTTAAATTATTTATGCAGGCTACTTGTAAAACCAAAGTTGTAAACGACTTAGCAAGTGCTAAGGCTGCAAATATGTTAGTAAAATCAAAATTAGAATATGAAGATTTCTATTACCATTATGCAGCGCAAGGAGGTAAAAAAATTACCACAGGAGAGATTCCAGAACACCAAACACCTTTGTTATTTAGAGATGTGCCAAGTATAGATATTACTGCACAAACAGCTCTATCTGTAAAAGCTAACAAAAGAGAGCAAACATTAGAATTTAAGTTATCTAACAATTCGTTTTCAGATGCACCTTATTCTTGGGTGTCTATTCCGAATGTATCAGGGTTAGAGGTGCTTTCGCTGACTGAGATTAATAGTGTTAAGGCACACGTATATACCTATACAGCCCAAAGTAGCATTTCGGGTGAACAAATGTTCTTTTTAAGTGATAAAGGAAATAATGGTACGATTGTAAAGAATGAAAATCGTTATTTCCGTGTAACTTATAAAATTACTAATTGTGACGCTCCTTTACACCTACTAAAAGTGTATGCAGGTTGGAACTGTAACAGCAACCCTACAGCAGGTTACCAAAGCACTTGTAGCGACAAGAGCCTTACCTACAACATTACAGTAGCTAAAAGTAAAAAAGAAATAGCTCCCGATGCCAATAACCCTGGTCAAAACAATCCTGATAAAGTGGGATCTATTGCAATGTGTACAGCTACCCCTTACAGTTATATTATCAACAGTGCTGATGAGGGAGATATTTACGACGCAAAGTTGGTAGTTACTCAAGGTTCGGGTATTACTTTCAGTGATATAGAGGTGGAATACCCTCTCAATAGTGGTAGAAAATACTATGTAAATAGCGGAACAAAACGTATTGAGCATACCACTACTGGTTTCAAGCACACTTTTGATATCAGTACTATCTTACCAGGAGGTAGCCTCCCTGGTTCAATATCAGAACCTACAAACGCTGAAAATCGTAAATTCAAACTTACTTTTAAAGTAACTCCTGATTGTGATTTTACTGCAGGTTCTTCATTCGATATAGATATTGAAGGTAATAATCTCTGCGGTAAACCTGCGACAGGCGATAAAACACGCGCTATTATAGCGGGTATTAATGGAGTAAACATCAGTGATTACAGCATAACCCTTGACAACCCAACTTATGTGAGTGGCAATGGTTCTGCCTGCGACACAGGGGTTACCTACCGCACACGCGTAACTATAAACGCTGGTAGTCCTACTTTTGAAATTGGCAACAATGCCCGCTTGCGTTTCCGTATACCTCAGGGGTATGAGTTTGTTTCAGGGGCAATGAAGTCACGTACTCCTGGAACTTCTTGGGCTGACCCTACTCGCAAAACGGGAGAAGACAAGAATGTGGGTAATGAAGAAGAAATAGTAGTAACTGTTCCTAAAGGAATGAAAAACGCTCATTCTTTTGAATATGATGTTACTATTAGACAAAAAGCTAATGAAACTGTAGATTGTGCTACCCCTAAAGAACTTACTGCCTTTACTACAGATACGGTTACAGGGGTTACTTGTTCAACAGCACAAGGAGGAAAATGTAATGCTTTTACTGTGAACTCTTCACTTCGTCGTATTGTGGTGATAAAAAATGATCGTCCATCGTTGTCATTTAGCAATGTGACTGTAAGCTCTAAGGCTGAAAACAACAAAGAGAAAATTACTGTAAAATACAAACTTACTAATGGAGCTACAACATCAGCTACCCTTACTGCACGCCCTGTAGTAACGAGCTTGTACTATGATGCTAACAACAATGAAGAAGTAGACGCTAGTGATACTAAGCTCACTACTTACACTAGTACAGAAACTTTAGCCAACGGTGCTACTTCAGCCGAAAGAAGTTTCAGCCACTTAGTAGATGCTGATAAAGTATGTAGATTGCTTTTAGTGCTTAAAAATGAAGATAATGTATGTCTTTGTGGGGATGTAGTGAGTGCTTTACCTGCTCCTACTACTATCGAAGGACTTACTCAATCATTTACTACTTGTGCAACTAGCAGTATAACACTTGCTTATCCAGTAGCAGCTGCTACCTACACCGGTTATACTTGGAGTGCTGTAAGTCCAGTTGATGCCTTAGGATATTTATCAGCAAATAATTTAGCAACTCCTACTTTCTTATACAATGGGGCTAACATCACCTCTCCTCTTGTAGTTACTTATAAACTTACGTTGAAACGTTATAACGGTTGTGAAGCTGTTCAAACAGTAACAGTACAAGTTAACCCTCAAGAAATAAACTTAACAACACCAGCTCCTTTAGTGGTAAATTGCCAAAATGCTACTGCAAGTATCACTCAGTGGCTCAACTCTGCTTCTGCTGCCGATACCTGTGGAAACGCAGCAAGTGTTACTCATAATTACGACACTGTAAAACCTACCGACCTTTGCAATAACAGTGGTATTGTAACTGTAACCTTTGTAGGAAAAGATGCTTTAGGCAAGACTGCTACCCAAACTCGCACTATCACTTTGCTAAATATAAAAACAGAAGATGATTCCTTTACTTTTACTGATGGTTCAGTTACTACTACCTCAACTCAAACAGTATTAGTAAACGATAAAGTAGGTACTCGCACAGCTACCATAGGTACTGTAAGTTTAACTGTAACTACCCCAGCAGTAGGAGTAGCAGGTTCTGCAACGCCTACACTTAATGCAAATGGTACTGTTACTGTTCCAGCAGGAACTAAATCGGGTACTTACCATATTGGATATAGAATTTGTAGCACTGTTGTAAATATATCAGTTTGCGATACAGCAACAGCTACTGTTGTAGTAGGTAACCCTACAATCACTGCTGATCCTGATGACTTTACTCTCAATAGTGGTACTAGTACCAAGTCAGTACTCGATAATGATAAGATAGGTACTGCAACAGCTACTACCAATACCGTAAGTATTTCAGTAGTTACGGGGGCTACTCCTAAACAACCAGGTACTAACACACCTACTTTGGATAGCGATGGTAAAGTAACTGTTCCTAACAACACCCCAGCTGGTACTTATACTATTATTTATCAAATATGCGACAAGCTAAACAGCGGAAATTGTGCTACCACTACAGCTACTGTTGTAGTAGGCACACCTTCTATCACCGCTGATCCTGATGACTTTACTCTCAATAGTGGTACTAGTACCAAGTCAGTACTCGATAATGATAAGATAGGTACTGCAACAGCTACTACCAATACCGTAAGTATTTCAGTAGTTACGGGGGCTACTCCTAAACAACCAGGTACTAACACACCTACTTTGGATAGCGATGGTAAAGTAACTGTTCCTAACAACACCCCAGCTGGTACTTACACTATTATTTATCAAATATGCGATAAGCTAAACAGCGGAAATTGTGCTACCACTACAGCTACTGTTGTAGTAGGCACACCTTCTATCACCGCTGATCCTGATACCTTTACTATCACTACTGGTACTAGCACCAAATCAGTACTTGATAACGATAAGATTGGTACGGCAACAGCGACTACCAATACTGTAAGTATTTCAGTAGTTACGGGCGCTACTCCTAAACAACCAGGTACTAACACACCTACTTTGGATAGCGATGGTAAAGTAACTGTTCCTAACAACACCCCAGCTGGTACTTACACTATTGTTTATCAAATCTGTGATAAGCTAAACAGCGGAAATTGTGCTACCACTACAGCTACTGTTGTAGTAGGCACACCTTCTATCACCGCTGATCCTGATGACTTTACTCTCAATAGTGGTACTAGTACCAAGTCAGTACTCGATAATGATAAGATAGGTACTGCAACAGCTACTACCAATACCGTAAGTATTTCAGTAGTTACGGGGGCTACTCCTAAACAACCAGGTACTAACACACCTACTTTGGATAGCGATGGTAAAGTAACTGTTCCTAACAACACCCCAGCTGGTACTTACACTATTATTTATCAAATATGCGATAAGCTAAACAGCGGAAATTGTGCTACCACTACAGCTACTGTTGTAGTAGGCACACCTTCTATCACCGCTGATCCTGATACCTTTACTATCACTACTGGTACTAGCACCAAATCAGTACTTGATAACGATAAGATTGGTACGGCAACAGCGACTACCAATACTGTAAGTATTTCAGTAGTTACGGGCGCTACTCCTAAACAACCAGGTACTAACACACCTACTTTGGATAGTGACGGTAAAGTAACTGTTCCTAACAATACACCAGCAGGTACTTACACTATTGTTTATCAAATATGTGATAAGCTAAACAGCGGAAATTGTGCTACCACCACAGCTACTGTTGTAGTGGGGACAACTACACCTACAGCTCCAGTTCCTGTAGCGGTTGATGACAGAACAACTACACCACTCAACACGCCAGTAACTATCAATGTATTAGGCAATGATACCCCTGAAGGTGCTACACCTAATGTTACCACAAACCCTGCGAATGGTTCAGTTTCGGTAAATAGTGATGGATCTATTGAATACCGTCCTCACACCGACTTTGCAGGCACTGATACCTTTGTATACGAGCTTTGCAATGCTAGTGGTTGTGCAACTGCAACTGTAACCGTGGAAGTAATAAAAAGTATTGTTGTCTACAACGCTATATCGTTAAGTAGTGACAAGAACGACCACTTCCACATAGCAGGTATTGAAAGTTACCCTAACAATGTGGTACGTATTTACAACCGTTGGGGTGTGAAAGTATGGGAAGCTGAACATTACGACAACATTCGAAATGTATTTAAAGGTATTTCTAACGGACGTGTAACCGTAGAAGCTCCTAACAAACTTCCACAAGGTACTTACTATTATGTAATTGAATACACCGATGAGCATAACCAACAACAAAGCAAAGTAGGTTGGTTGTATATCAAGAAATAA
- a CDS encoding LytR/AlgR family response regulator transcription factor — protein MNCLIIDDEPLARIGMERLVRQYSNLKVVGTFKNSVGVADFLKKNEVHLLFLDIEMPGVNGLVFARTLPEQTLVIFTTAYSQYALDSYEVDALDYLVKPITLERFKKAIAKAESYHQLLTQQKTDFEAIDTQCISIRANRRNYRIPHNDILYIEALKDYVIIHTFTDRYITWINLKNIHRQLPESVFVRVNKSYVVNIQHVTSYTHQFVYIGETEIPIGRAYQEEFLAQLKE, from the coding sequence ATGAATTGTTTGATAATAGACGATGAACCCTTAGCCCGTATCGGTATGGAGCGCCTTGTAAGGCAATACAGCAACTTGAAGGTAGTAGGCACTTTCAAAAATTCGGTAGGTGTTGCCGACTTTCTGAAAAAGAACGAAGTACACCTGCTCTTTTTGGATATAGAGATGCCTGGGGTAAACGGCTTGGTGTTCGCTAGAACTTTACCCGAACAAACTTTAGTGATATTTACTACCGCCTACAGCCAATATGCCTTAGACAGCTATGAAGTTGATGCTCTCGACTATTTAGTGAAACCCATCACTCTCGAACGCTTTAAAAAAGCTATTGCCAAAGCCGAAAGTTACCACCAATTGCTCACTCAACAGAAAACCGATTTTGAAGCCATCGATACACAATGCATTAGCATCCGTGCCAATAGGCGCAATTATCGTATTCCTCATAACGACATCCTATATATAGAAGCATTGAAAGATTACGTGATTATCCACACCTTCACCGACCGCTACATCACGTGGATTAATCTCAAAAACATACATAGACAGCTCCCTGAGTCGGTATTTGTACGCGTCAATAAGAGTTATGTAGTGAATATACAACACGTTACTTCCTACACCCACCAGTTTGTGTATATAGGTGAGACAGAAATTCCTATAGGCAGGGCGTATCAAGAAGAGTTTTTGGCACAATTGAAAGAATAA
- a CDS encoding sensor histidine kinase: protein MDENPYIFLKNNLFLQFLIADRYCIYRHITACVSLLLFFLITKEWGAYKGFVDHLDWIERCMIITVAFYLNIYVLIPRFLFRGKLVTYTFSLIGILFICQVITYYLNAVIWREYIISEDLKKAMALPIPTLFIFSLLSLLPFIMLSTLIKIFQLWIKSTEKMQELEQQAAKSELQALRSQIQPHFLFNMLNSINTLLYIDPEKASYTITKLSDFLRHLLYQSHEERVFLSSELRFLTDFLSLEAMRRDDFTYEITYNEKNIQGIQLPPNILLILAENAVKHSIDALAPTYIYMKCEQKEGWLHFFVRNSVPLQPNPQQKFSGIGLNNLRRRLELLYGERFSLPQERLPQEYIVTLALQL, encoded by the coding sequence ATGGACGAAAATCCCTATATATTTCTAAAAAACAATCTCTTCTTGCAGTTTCTTATTGCCGATAGATATTGCATCTATCGGCATATAACTGCTTGTGTATCATTGTTGTTGTTTTTCCTAATTACTAAAGAATGGGGAGCGTACAAAGGCTTTGTTGACCACTTGGATTGGATAGAAAGATGTATGATTATCACAGTAGCTTTTTACCTAAATATCTATGTGCTTATTCCGCGTTTTTTGTTTAGGGGAAAGCTTGTTACTTACACCTTTAGCCTTATAGGGATACTTTTCATCTGTCAAGTGATTACCTACTACCTAAATGCCGTTATATGGAGAGAGTATATTATCAGTGAAGACCTAAAAAAGGCAATGGCACTGCCCATTCCTACCCTATTTATCTTTTCATTATTGAGTTTGTTGCCCTTTATAATGCTATCCACACTCATAAAAATATTCCAATTGTGGATAAAAAGCACCGAAAAGATGCAAGAATTAGAGCAACAAGCTGCCAAAAGTGAGCTACAAGCCCTCCGTAGCCAGATACAACCACACTTTTTGTTCAATATGCTCAATAGTATCAACACATTGTTGTATATCGACCCCGAAAAAGCCTCTTATACTATTACAAAACTCTCCGATTTCTTGCGACATTTGCTCTACCAATCGCACGAAGAGCGAGTTTTCCTCTCTTCGGAATTGCGTTTTCTCACCGATTTTCTCTCTTTGGAAGCAATGCGTCGCGATGATTTTACTTATGAGATTACTTACAACGAAAAGAATATACAAGGCATACAACTGCCTCCTAACATATTGCTTATCTTAGCCGAAAACGCTGTAAAACACAGTATTGATGCCCTTGCTCCTACCTACATCTATATGAAATGCGAACAAAAAGAGGGATGGTTACACTTTTTTGTACGCAATTCCGTACCTTTGCAACCTAATCCTCAACAAAAATTCAGCGGTATAGGATTAAATAACCTCCGCCGGCGGTTAGAACTGCTCTATGGCGAGCGTTTTAGCTTGCCACAAGAACGTTTACCACAAGAATATATAGTAACCTTAGCGCTACAACTATGA
- a CDS encoding DUF6268 family outer membrane beta-barrel protein: MKETITFIALLFVASVSAQISVKAEYISNSEFYDAVSDSNIGDGSAMIYSVGAMVPLSMQAPEEDDPYQRPTVWGVGLNGTFVKMNNHDFPIGKELPSEVMNLGVSAIHLRPLKTRWSMLIALGAGSYTPENRLSSIHIGENVLANGALVFVWHWHRNLEIGGGVALNNSFGYPMVFPAFYFKYNGAFSDKFTIEVGSIDGIKVALGYNYRENLDFKLIANMGGYSAYLRRNGEKEIFSQQTFVVGLQPEFKIGKHVSIPLTVGGSFIRSGRYRERKLSAMFASEAKNEDGSSRSSQFNPAFYLSAGITIGGN, translated from the coding sequence GTGAAAGAGACGATAACTTTTATAGCTCTGCTCTTTGTAGCAAGTGTTTCAGCGCAAATCAGTGTAAAAGCAGAGTATATAAGCAATTCCGAGTTCTACGATGCAGTAAGCGACAGCAATATAGGCGATGGCTCGGCTATGATTTACTCGGTAGGAGCAATGGTTCCCCTCTCTATGCAAGCCCCTGAGGAAGACGACCCTTACCAGCGACCTACCGTATGGGGTGTAGGGCTTAACGGCACTTTTGTAAAGATGAACAACCACGACTTCCCTATTGGCAAAGAACTACCTTCAGAGGTGATGAACCTCGGCGTGAGCGCTATTCATCTCCGCCCTTTAAAAACACGTTGGTCTATGCTTATAGCGCTCGGTGCAGGAAGCTATACCCCCGAAAATCGTCTTTCGTCTATTCATATAGGCGAAAATGTTTTGGCTAATGGGGCTTTGGTATTCGTATGGCATTGGCACCGCAACCTCGAAATAGGAGGTGGCGTAGCGCTGAACAATAGTTTTGGTTATCCTATGGTGTTTCCTGCATTTTATTTTAAATACAATGGTGCTTTTAGCGATAAATTTACTATTGAAGTAGGGAGTATAGATGGGATAAAAGTTGCCTTAGGGTATAACTACCGCGAAAACCTCGACTTTAAATTAATAGCTAATATGGGAGGATATTCCGCTTACCTCAGGCGCAATGGAGAAAAAGAAATATTCAGTCAGCAGACTTTTGTTGTAGGATTGCAACCTGAGTTCAAGATAGGTAAACACGTGAGTATTCCACTTACTGTAGGAGGAAGTTTTATACGTTCAGGGCGTTATAGAGAGCGCAAACTCAGTGCTATGTTTGCCTCTGAAGCTAAAAATGAAGACGGCAGTTCTCGCTCCAGTCAGTTCAATCCTGCTTTTTACCTTTCGGCGGGGATTACAATTGGAGGAAACTAA